A stretch of the Denticeps clupeoides chromosome 6, fDenClu1.1, whole genome shotgun sequence genome encodes the following:
- the aifm1 gene encoding apoptosis-inducing factor 1, mitochondrial isoform X1, protein MLKCRAAWRRLAPLARASSTLCRQNAKRAVLRNERRPDLNCSQMSTAPSGGGRENTLYVVLVGAACLGGGVYAYRTVLGDKQRYQERISEIASRTRRVEPEQQKVQTQTEPAAATEATKDVPEEAEEPQAVVEEERSPAPAETSAPAEAADLPLGSIEAPTEPITEAPEQAVTQDDTSEAISDPPLRIDTPNQPVAPTEEIEPLSNTPEASEPSPAPVLESEVAPVAVDESISEVSVQLQDVPVVESEHSAAVVQETAVEPTPVVPVLPEHAPYLLIGGGTASFAAARSIRARDPRARVLIITDEQDLPYMRPPLSKELWFSDDPAVTETLRFKQWNGKERSIYFQPPSFYVDPVELTKVENGGVAVMTGKKVVHMDVRGNKVRLCDGSEITYDKCLIATGGIPRNMQVIERAGEEVTKRTTLFRKIDDFKSLEKISRTVKSITIIGGGFLGSELACALGRKSADVGLEVMQMFPEKGNMGKVLPEYLSNWTTEKVRREGVQVLTEALVKNVNFKEGKVEIKLKDGRVVKTDHIVAAVGLEPNVDLATSGGLEVDSDFGGYRVNAELQARSNIWVAGDAACFYDIKLGRRRVEHHDHAVVSGRLAGENMTGASKPYWHQSMFWSDLGPDVGYEAIGIVDSSLPTVGVFAKATAKDTPKAATEQSGTGIRSESETEAVAGKMSPTLSTPIPPVAKDDYGKGVIFYLRDNVVVGIILWNVFNRMPIARKIIKDGEQHADLNEVAKLFNIHED, encoded by the exons ATGCTGAAGTGTAGAGCGGCGTGGAGAAGGTTGGCTCCGCTTGCCAGGGCTTCTTCAACTCTCTGTCGGCAGAATGCTAAGAGAGCAG TGTTGAGGAATGAAAGGAGACCAGATTTGAACTGCTCCCAGATGTCAACAGCGCCGTCggggggaggaagagagaacaCCCTGTATGTTGTTCTGGTGGGGGCTGCCTGTCTGGGTGGAGGAGTATAT gcgTACCGTACTGTGTTAGGTGACAAGCAGCGGTATCAGGAGCGGATCTCAGAAATTGCCAGCAGAACACGCAGAGTAGAACCAGAACAACAAAAagtacaaacacagacagaaccGGCAG CTGCTACAGAAGCCACGAAAG ATGTTCCAGAGGAGGCTGAGGAGCCTCAGGCAGTTGTTGAAGAGGAGAGGTCTCCAGCACCAGCAGAAACTTCAGCACCTGCCGAAGCAGCAGATCTTCCATTAG GATCAATAGAAGCTCCCACAGAGCCCATTACTGAAGCACCAGAGCAGGCAGTTACACAGGATGACACGAGTG AAGCCATATCAGATCCACCTCTGCGGATAGACACACCCAACCAGCCTGTTGCTCCAACTGAGGAGATTG AGCCATTGTCAAACACGCCCGAAGCTAGTGAACCTTCTCCCGCTCCTGTTTTAGAGAGCG AAGTGGCCCCAGTGGCTGTAGATGAAAGCATTTCAGAAGTGTCTGTCCAACTGCAGGATGTCCCTGTGGTTGAAAGTG AACACTCGGCTGCTGTTGTTCAGGAAACTGCTGTGGAGCCCACCCCTGTCGTCCCTGTTCTGCCTGAACACGCCCCCTACCTCCTGATTGGTGGAGGCACTGCCTCATTTGCGGCTGCCAGGTCCATTCGTGCACGGGACCCACGTGCTAGG GTGCTGATAATCACAGATGAACAGGACCTGCCCTACATGCGACCACCGCTTTCCAAAGAGCTGTGGTTCTCCGATGACCCTGCCGTCACAGAGACACTACGCTTCAAACAGTGGAATGGCAAGGAGAGGAG TATTTATTTCCAGCCACCTTCATTTTATGTCGACCCTGTGGAACTGACCAAAGTTGAGAACGGAGGGGTAGCGGTAATGACTGGGAAGAAG GTGGTCCACATGGATGTTAGAGGAAACAAAGTACGATTGTGTGATGGATCAGAAATCACCTATGACAAGTGTCTTATTGCCACAG gtgGTATCCCACGGAATATGCAGGTAATTGAGAGGGCAGGAGAAGAGGTCACAAAGAGGACAACGCTGTTTAGAAAA attgaTGACTTTAAGTCCTTGGAAAAGATCTCAAGAACGGTCAAGTCCATCACCATCATTGGCGGAGGATTCCTGGGAAGTGAGCTGGCTTGTGCTTTGGGGAGGAAAT CTGCTGACGTGGGGCTGGAGGTCATGCAGATGTTCCCAGAGAAAGGCAACATGGGGAAGGTACTACCTGAGTATCTGAGCAACTGGACAACAGAGAAAGTCAGGAGAG AGGGCGTGCAGGTCCTTACAGAAGCACTGGTGAAAAATGTGAACTTCAAGGAAGGGAAGGTGGAGATCAAGCTAAAGGATGGCCGTGTG GTGAAGACTGATCACATTGTTGCTGCTGTTGGCTTAGAGCCCAATGTGGATCTGGCCACGTCAGGTGGTTTGGAAGTGGACTCTGACTTTGGAGGGTATCGAGTCAACGCGGAGCTCCAAGCGCGATCTAACATATGGGTG GCTGGTGATGCAGCTTGTTTCTATGACATCAAGCTTGGCCGGAGACGAGTGGAACACCATGACCATGCGGTGGTCAGTGGCAGGCTGGCTGGGGAGAACATGACCGGGGCCAGTAAACCGTACTGGCATCAGTCCATGTTCTG GAGTGACCTGGGTCCAGATGTAGGCTATGAGGCTATTGGTATTGTGGACAGCAGTTTGCCCACAGTGGGTGTCTTTGCCAAAGCCACAGCGAAAGACACACCCAAAGCAGCCACTGAGCAGTCAG GAACTGGAATACGGTCTGAGAGTGAGACTGAAGCTGTGGCAGGCAAGATGTCCCCCACCCTGTCCACGCCAATACCTCCAGTGGCAAAAGATGACTATGGAAAGGGAGTTATCTTCTACCTGAGGGACAATGTGGTGGTAGGAATTATCCTGTGGAATGTCTTCAACAGGATGCCTATAGCCAGGAAG ATAATTAAAGATGGTGAACAGCATGCAGATCTGAACGAAGTCGCCAAGCTTTTCAACATCCATGAAGACTGA
- the aifm1 gene encoding apoptosis-inducing factor 1, mitochondrial isoform X2 has translation MLKCRAAWRRLAPLARASSTLCRQNAKRAVLRNERRPDLNCSQMSTAPSGGGRENTLYVVLVGAACLGGGVYAYRTVLGDKQRYQERISEIASRTRRVEPEQQKVQTQTEPAAATEATKEAISDPPLRIDTPNQPVAPTEEIEPLSNTPEASEPSPAPVLESEVAPVAVDESISEVSVQLQDVPVVESEHSAAVVQETAVEPTPVVPVLPEHAPYLLIGGGTASFAAARSIRARDPRARVLIITDEQDLPYMRPPLSKELWFSDDPAVTETLRFKQWNGKERSIYFQPPSFYVDPVELTKVENGGVAVMTGKKVVHMDVRGNKVRLCDGSEITYDKCLIATGGIPRNMQVIERAGEEVTKRTTLFRKIDDFKSLEKISRTVKSITIIGGGFLGSELACALGRKSADVGLEVMQMFPEKGNMGKVLPEYLSNWTTEKVRREGVQVLTEALVKNVNFKEGKVEIKLKDGRVVKTDHIVAAVGLEPNVDLATSGGLEVDSDFGGYRVNAELQARSNIWVAGDAACFYDIKLGRRRVEHHDHAVVSGRLAGENMTGASKPYWHQSMFWSDLGPDVGYEAIGIVDSSLPTVGVFAKATAKDTPKAATEQSGTGIRSESETEAVAGKMSPTLSTPIPPVAKDDYGKGVIFYLRDNVVVGIILWNVFNRMPIARKIIKDGEQHADLNEVAKLFNIHED, from the exons ATGCTGAAGTGTAGAGCGGCGTGGAGAAGGTTGGCTCCGCTTGCCAGGGCTTCTTCAACTCTCTGTCGGCAGAATGCTAAGAGAGCAG TGTTGAGGAATGAAAGGAGACCAGATTTGAACTGCTCCCAGATGTCAACAGCGCCGTCggggggaggaagagagaacaCCCTGTATGTTGTTCTGGTGGGGGCTGCCTGTCTGGGTGGAGGAGTATAT gcgTACCGTACTGTGTTAGGTGACAAGCAGCGGTATCAGGAGCGGATCTCAGAAATTGCCAGCAGAACACGCAGAGTAGAACCAGAACAACAAAAagtacaaacacagacagaaccGGCAG CTGCTACAGAAGCCACGAAAG AAGCCATATCAGATCCACCTCTGCGGATAGACACACCCAACCAGCCTGTTGCTCCAACTGAGGAGATTG AGCCATTGTCAAACACGCCCGAAGCTAGTGAACCTTCTCCCGCTCCTGTTTTAGAGAGCG AAGTGGCCCCAGTGGCTGTAGATGAAAGCATTTCAGAAGTGTCTGTCCAACTGCAGGATGTCCCTGTGGTTGAAAGTG AACACTCGGCTGCTGTTGTTCAGGAAACTGCTGTGGAGCCCACCCCTGTCGTCCCTGTTCTGCCTGAACACGCCCCCTACCTCCTGATTGGTGGAGGCACTGCCTCATTTGCGGCTGCCAGGTCCATTCGTGCACGGGACCCACGTGCTAGG GTGCTGATAATCACAGATGAACAGGACCTGCCCTACATGCGACCACCGCTTTCCAAAGAGCTGTGGTTCTCCGATGACCCTGCCGTCACAGAGACACTACGCTTCAAACAGTGGAATGGCAAGGAGAGGAG TATTTATTTCCAGCCACCTTCATTTTATGTCGACCCTGTGGAACTGACCAAAGTTGAGAACGGAGGGGTAGCGGTAATGACTGGGAAGAAG GTGGTCCACATGGATGTTAGAGGAAACAAAGTACGATTGTGTGATGGATCAGAAATCACCTATGACAAGTGTCTTATTGCCACAG gtgGTATCCCACGGAATATGCAGGTAATTGAGAGGGCAGGAGAAGAGGTCACAAAGAGGACAACGCTGTTTAGAAAA attgaTGACTTTAAGTCCTTGGAAAAGATCTCAAGAACGGTCAAGTCCATCACCATCATTGGCGGAGGATTCCTGGGAAGTGAGCTGGCTTGTGCTTTGGGGAGGAAAT CTGCTGACGTGGGGCTGGAGGTCATGCAGATGTTCCCAGAGAAAGGCAACATGGGGAAGGTACTACCTGAGTATCTGAGCAACTGGACAACAGAGAAAGTCAGGAGAG AGGGCGTGCAGGTCCTTACAGAAGCACTGGTGAAAAATGTGAACTTCAAGGAAGGGAAGGTGGAGATCAAGCTAAAGGATGGCCGTGTG GTGAAGACTGATCACATTGTTGCTGCTGTTGGCTTAGAGCCCAATGTGGATCTGGCCACGTCAGGTGGTTTGGAAGTGGACTCTGACTTTGGAGGGTATCGAGTCAACGCGGAGCTCCAAGCGCGATCTAACATATGGGTG GCTGGTGATGCAGCTTGTTTCTATGACATCAAGCTTGGCCGGAGACGAGTGGAACACCATGACCATGCGGTGGTCAGTGGCAGGCTGGCTGGGGAGAACATGACCGGGGCCAGTAAACCGTACTGGCATCAGTCCATGTTCTG GAGTGACCTGGGTCCAGATGTAGGCTATGAGGCTATTGGTATTGTGGACAGCAGTTTGCCCACAGTGGGTGTCTTTGCCAAAGCCACAGCGAAAGACACACCCAAAGCAGCCACTGAGCAGTCAG GAACTGGAATACGGTCTGAGAGTGAGACTGAAGCTGTGGCAGGCAAGATGTCCCCCACCCTGTCCACGCCAATACCTCCAGTGGCAAAAGATGACTATGGAAAGGGAGTTATCTTCTACCTGAGGGACAATGTGGTGGTAGGAATTATCCTGTGGAATGTCTTCAACAGGATGCCTATAGCCAGGAAG ATAATTAAAGATGGTGAACAGCATGCAGATCTGAACGAAGTCGCCAAGCTTTTCAACATCCATGAAGACTGA
- the aifm1 gene encoding apoptosis-inducing factor 1, mitochondrial isoform X3, translated as MLKCRAAWRRLAPLARASSTLCRQNAKRAVLRNERRPDLNCSQMSTAPSGGGRENTLYVVLVGAACLGGGVYAYRTVLGDKQRYQERISEIASRTRRVEPEQQKVQTQTEPAAATEATKEHSAAVVQETAVEPTPVVPVLPEHAPYLLIGGGTASFAAARSIRARDPRARVLIITDEQDLPYMRPPLSKELWFSDDPAVTETLRFKQWNGKERSIYFQPPSFYVDPVELTKVENGGVAVMTGKKVVHMDVRGNKVRLCDGSEITYDKCLIATGGIPRNMQVIERAGEEVTKRTTLFRKIDDFKSLEKISRTVKSITIIGGGFLGSELACALGRKSADVGLEVMQMFPEKGNMGKVLPEYLSNWTTEKVRREGVQVLTEALVKNVNFKEGKVEIKLKDGRVVKTDHIVAAVGLEPNVDLATSGGLEVDSDFGGYRVNAELQARSNIWVAGDAACFYDIKLGRRRVEHHDHAVVSGRLAGENMTGASKPYWHQSMFWSDLGPDVGYEAIGIVDSSLPTVGVFAKATAKDTPKAATEQSGTGIRSESETEAVAGKMSPTLSTPIPPVAKDDYGKGVIFYLRDNVVVGIILWNVFNRMPIARKIIKDGEQHADLNEVAKLFNIHED; from the exons ATGCTGAAGTGTAGAGCGGCGTGGAGAAGGTTGGCTCCGCTTGCCAGGGCTTCTTCAACTCTCTGTCGGCAGAATGCTAAGAGAGCAG TGTTGAGGAATGAAAGGAGACCAGATTTGAACTGCTCCCAGATGTCAACAGCGCCGTCggggggaggaagagagaacaCCCTGTATGTTGTTCTGGTGGGGGCTGCCTGTCTGGGTGGAGGAGTATAT gcgTACCGTACTGTGTTAGGTGACAAGCAGCGGTATCAGGAGCGGATCTCAGAAATTGCCAGCAGAACACGCAGAGTAGAACCAGAACAACAAAAagtacaaacacagacagaaccGGCAG CTGCTACAGAAGCCACGAAAG AACACTCGGCTGCTGTTGTTCAGGAAACTGCTGTGGAGCCCACCCCTGTCGTCCCTGTTCTGCCTGAACACGCCCCCTACCTCCTGATTGGTGGAGGCACTGCCTCATTTGCGGCTGCCAGGTCCATTCGTGCACGGGACCCACGTGCTAGG GTGCTGATAATCACAGATGAACAGGACCTGCCCTACATGCGACCACCGCTTTCCAAAGAGCTGTGGTTCTCCGATGACCCTGCCGTCACAGAGACACTACGCTTCAAACAGTGGAATGGCAAGGAGAGGAG TATTTATTTCCAGCCACCTTCATTTTATGTCGACCCTGTGGAACTGACCAAAGTTGAGAACGGAGGGGTAGCGGTAATGACTGGGAAGAAG GTGGTCCACATGGATGTTAGAGGAAACAAAGTACGATTGTGTGATGGATCAGAAATCACCTATGACAAGTGTCTTATTGCCACAG gtgGTATCCCACGGAATATGCAGGTAATTGAGAGGGCAGGAGAAGAGGTCACAAAGAGGACAACGCTGTTTAGAAAA attgaTGACTTTAAGTCCTTGGAAAAGATCTCAAGAACGGTCAAGTCCATCACCATCATTGGCGGAGGATTCCTGGGAAGTGAGCTGGCTTGTGCTTTGGGGAGGAAAT CTGCTGACGTGGGGCTGGAGGTCATGCAGATGTTCCCAGAGAAAGGCAACATGGGGAAGGTACTACCTGAGTATCTGAGCAACTGGACAACAGAGAAAGTCAGGAGAG AGGGCGTGCAGGTCCTTACAGAAGCACTGGTGAAAAATGTGAACTTCAAGGAAGGGAAGGTGGAGATCAAGCTAAAGGATGGCCGTGTG GTGAAGACTGATCACATTGTTGCTGCTGTTGGCTTAGAGCCCAATGTGGATCTGGCCACGTCAGGTGGTTTGGAAGTGGACTCTGACTTTGGAGGGTATCGAGTCAACGCGGAGCTCCAAGCGCGATCTAACATATGGGTG GCTGGTGATGCAGCTTGTTTCTATGACATCAAGCTTGGCCGGAGACGAGTGGAACACCATGACCATGCGGTGGTCAGTGGCAGGCTGGCTGGGGAGAACATGACCGGGGCCAGTAAACCGTACTGGCATCAGTCCATGTTCTG GAGTGACCTGGGTCCAGATGTAGGCTATGAGGCTATTGGTATTGTGGACAGCAGTTTGCCCACAGTGGGTGTCTTTGCCAAAGCCACAGCGAAAGACACACCCAAAGCAGCCACTGAGCAGTCAG GAACTGGAATACGGTCTGAGAGTGAGACTGAAGCTGTGGCAGGCAAGATGTCCCCCACCCTGTCCACGCCAATACCTCCAGTGGCAAAAGATGACTATGGAAAGGGAGTTATCTTCTACCTGAGGGACAATGTGGTGGTAGGAATTATCCTGTGGAATGTCTTCAACAGGATGCCTATAGCCAGGAAG ATAATTAAAGATGGTGAACAGCATGCAGATCTGAACGAAGTCGCCAAGCTTTTCAACATCCATGAAGACTGA
- the glra4b gene encoding glycine receptor, alpha 4b, protein MSHGHRAAPGTLSCHFSTRLLEDFSLCAHSFTTQGVFRFSKNNRKMLDDFCWILFLFSILLGSCTRSVAGTEQMKFPSRTVKPMSPSDFLDKLMGRTSGYDARIRPNFKGPPVNVTCNIFINSFGSITETTMDYRLNVFLRQQWNDPRLAYKEYPDDSLDLDPSMLDSIWKPDLFFANEKGANFHEVTTDNKLLRIFQNGNVLYSIRLTLVLSCPMDLKNFPMDIQTCSMQLESFGYTMNDLIFQWLDEGPVQVADDLMLPQFVLKEEKDLGYCTKHYNTGKFTCIEVKFHLERQMGYYLIQMYIPSLLTVILSWVSFWINMDAAPARVGLGITTVLTMTTQSSGSRASLPKVSYVKAIDIWMAVCLLFVFAALLEYAAVNFVSRQHKEFFRLRKRMREEQKSQAASGPSRGAGEAKGKPSNDLQGNSSSCRSSQRQCSACAREEQMAQENQVYYFNAYGVEPCVLGGDGPLSETAAMFSGLPPGHALFEIRRRFVDRAKRIDTISRAVFPLSFLVFNVIYWFTYKVLWHEDIHVTQ, encoded by the exons ATGAGCCATGGTCATAGAGCCGCACCAGGCACCCTCAGCTGTCATTTCTCCACACGACTTCTGGAAGACTTCAGCCTCTGTGCTCACTCCTTTACCACCCAAGGCGTCTTTCGTTTTTCTAAAAACAACAGGAAGATGCTTGATGATTTCTGCTGGATTTTATTCCTCTTCAGCATCCTGCTGGGAAGCTGCACCAG GTCTGTAGCTGGTACAGAGCAGATGaagtttcccagcagaacagtGAAGCCCATGTCCCCCTCTGACTTCCTGGACAAACTGATGGGCCGCACCTCAGGTTATGATGCTCGAATCAGACCTAActttaaag GGCCTCCTGTTAATGTTACCTGCAACATCTTCATCAACAGCTTTGGGTCCATAACAGAAACCACAATG GACTAccgtttaaatgtttttctacgGCAACAGTGGAATGACCCACGGCTGGCATATAAGGAGTACCCAGATGATTCTTTGGACCTGGATCCTTCCATGCTGGACTCTATTTGGAAACCTGACCTTTTCTTTGCTAATGAGAAGGGGGCCAATTTTCATGAGGTCACTACAGACAACAAACTGCTACGAATATTCCAGAATGGCAATGTCTTGTACAGTATCAG ACTTACTCTAGTGCTGTCATGCCCAATGGATCTGAAGAATTTCCCCATGGACATCCAAACATGCAGCATGCAGCTGGAGAGCT TTGGCTACACAATGAACGACCTGATCTTCCAGTGGCTGGATGAAGGCCCAGTGCAGGTGGCTGATGATCTGATGCTGCCTCAGTTTGTgctgaaagaggaaaaagaCTTGGGCTACTGCACCAAGCACTACAATACAG GTAAATTCACCTGCATTGAAGTGAAATTTCATTTGGAGCGTCAGATGGGCTACTACCTCATCCAGATGTACATCCCCAGCCTCCTGACTGTCATTCTCTCCTGGGTTTCCTTTTGGATCAATATGGATGCCGCCCCAGCAAGGGTTGGCCTTGGCATCACCACAGTACTGACCATGACAACACAGAGCTCTGGTTCCAGGGCTTCTTTGCCAAAG GTGTCTTATGTAAAAGCCATCGACATCTGGATGGCCGTGTGTCTGCTGTTCGTGTTTGCAGCGTTGCTGGAATACGCGGCGGTCAACTTTGTCTCCCGGCAACACAAGGAGTTCTTCCGGCTCAGGAAGAGGATGAGAGAAGAGCAGAAATCT CAGGCGGCGTCGGGCCCAAGCCGAGGAGCAGGCGAGGCTAAGGGGAAGCCCAGCAACGACCTCCAAGGCAACAGCTCCTCTTGTAGGAGCAGCCAGCGGCAGTGCAGCGCCTGCGCTCGG GAGGAGCAGATGGCCCAGGAGAATCAGgtgtattattttaatgcttaCGGAGTGGAGCCATGCGTCCTGGGAGGAGACGGGCCTCTGTCGGAGACGGCGGCCATGTTTTCGGGTCTGCCCCCGGGACATGCTCTTTTTGAGATACGTCGCCGTTTTGTGGACCGGGCTAAACGCATTGACACCATCTCCAGGGCAGTGTTTCCCCTCAGCTTCCTTGTCTTCAATGTCATTTACTGGTTCACTTACAAAGTACTGTGGCATGAGGACATCCATGTCACCCAGTGA